A stretch of the Papaver somniferum cultivar HN1 chromosome 6, ASM357369v1, whole genome shotgun sequence genome encodes the following:
- the LOC113291692 gene encoding uncharacterized protein LOC113291692, translated as MHTKSEAIWDKHTSKPQGRGMWKNIQKQREVIEQLSIIKISKGNAMSFWEDIWDGTQNLKTRFPLIYKLALAKNSSVRDMIKNNTWDIKLRRNLHQPEMSQMLEVLGTPPTLEDELICTASGGFSPKTCYKWLIQQLPATPSDVPFYCIWIQFVPPKV; from the coding sequence ATGCACACTAAATCTGAAGCTATATGGGATAAACATACTAGTAAACCACAAGGAAGAGGAATGTGGAAGAATATTCAGAAACAAAGAGAAGTAATTGAACAATTATCCATAATCAAAATCAGTAAAGGAAATGCAATGTCTTTTTGGGAAGATATTTGGGATGGAACTCAAAATTTAAAAACTAGATTCCCTCTCATATATAAACTAGCTTTAGCAAAAAATTCTTCCGTCAGGGATATGATCAAAAATAATACATGGGATATAAAGCTTAGGAGAAATCTTCATCAACCAGAAATGTCTCAGATGCTTGAGGTTCTAGGGACTCCACCAACTCTAGAAGATGAACTGATATGCACTGCATCTGGAGGCTTCAGCCCCAAAACTTGTTATAAATGGCTCATACAACAACTTCCTGCTACACCAAGTGATGTTCCTTTCTATTGCATTTGGATTCAGTTTGTGCCACCTAAAGTGTAA